The window GTTATCTTGTAGGGTTTAATttcacttcttcaaggtcgaaagTTGGCTAGGGAATTCTAGGCCGAAGACTTCAGAAGCGAgagggcaatgtttgggcccaaaataatattattgggctgAACGTAGGTTTGTGTTCGGCCCAAAGCTTTTTTAAATGTACTATGGGCTATCTGGTGGTCTTAAGCCGCTCAGTTAGGGtggtcgagtcctattgcaagaCGAAGTGATTTGGATAAGAGCGGATGGGTCGAAGTCCTAATACGATAAGGGGTCCTAATACAATGAGGATTCTTGGCCGGAAATGAATACGGCCTAAAAAGAGGGAGAGTTTaaagtcctaataggagtagCATTGGTCAAGATAAGGTTGGATCAGAATAAGAAGTCCTAGTCCGACTATGGTTTCAACTCGATCTTAAGGAGgatttgttgctataaataAATAGCAaagtgcatcattcaaggccTCTCCAATTTAACACACAACCGCCCTGCCCAAACCTCttaaacatcttgagatttattattttctttttccgctgacacatcttcagtttggataaacaacactgtgaaggcaaccgacgaacatcttcagtttggataaacagcactgtcgTCGTaaaatcagccgaccaaggagcacctttagtttggataaatagcactgagtcgaggccgactggttacctatccaaatctcgatcgagaagggtttccgaatctTTATTGGTAGAGGttatcttattagccttctcggcgaagtaaggtgttaggagttacgacattcggcatattgaacgccgagtgattttatgattggatactcacaagtgagtttcagagtttggcattctgacggtcgaaccacatttaccattaagacatacatctcctttgagtacttgtgtccatataggctggtgtcgattcgacgtacttatactcttacgaatataatcactgtgaccaaATCCGGcgccgacgattcgtgaacttcgcagaactagcagccttgtcttcaggctcgagaacctGAAGGTCGAGACTTGTTTCTTCCTCGGCcacaatcgcaagatcaagaagtcagcagcgcgctcaacgcaacatcaacaaattttactccttgaccgagctcggccgacgagttggcatgccccgcatcaaccgaaggatgtagttagctcattagttactcggcatgcgcgccacgtaagttttgtaatttttagggtcaacaaacccaaatttgaaaatgacTGCCAAGTAGAAAAGTAATTGAcctattattacaaaatatttacaacttgtgccacaatattcaaatcaaatcaataaacATTATTACTCACCTCAATTATAATGAACAAATAATTATCGCATATACTATTACccctaacatatatatatatatccacacacacacacatatacacacgTTCAAAAGTATATAGTACTACtataagttatatatatatatactatacgttgaaatatatatattcacattactaacatatatgttaaaaaatattatatgtaattaatttaccctatatgtaaatttatgattagcaaataatatatattttgtaggtaaattaataatGAATCAAATAAGTTAACTATTTAAGCTCATGAACCACAATTCATACAAGTATCAAAACTACAATTTGATAAACACAAGAACCAAACTAATCACATGTAAAAAGCAGTCGAAAAGAAGTTATGGAAGACCTCAAAATAATGCATCTTTCCCAACAAAGATCGAAGATGATGAAGCCACCAATCTTCTATAGCAAACCTTCTCCTCTCCGACAAAGCTTTCAATGCTTAAATCAACCGTAGGTCTTTGATTCACTATAGAGCGTATGTTTTGCAAGCACAAAGGTCTACTATATATACACGTTTAATTCACTCGTTTCTCCTATTATATTCCAAGTGGAATGTTGTCAAGAAATCATTATCTAACAGTGAGCGCATAAACTAGGATGGAAACTGTGCTTCAATCCTACATCGTCCAGAATAATTCAAAAACCTCTTTCTTATAAGACTTTTCCATAcaaatttgaatccaaatagTCAGCTATAACATACATTCTCATACTCATATTCTAACATTCTCCTACTTAAATATGAGCTATGTTATCTGCACAACTTTCATATACTGCAGATAAAATCCAAAATTGAATGCTTCCACTCGTCTAGGCCAAACTCAACATTCAAAAGATTGAGTATCAGTTAATAGAAATTCTATTAACTGTCATTCTAACACAATGAATGACTTATCAGAATCCATTTAGGAAACGAAATTCTTGTCGAATGCTAATTGACACGATAGGACCGCACTGCAGTTTCAATCCTATTTCCTTAGCAATTCATGTAATCCTCCTACCATGCATAAGTCTTTCTATGCCATTTTGAATCATAATAAATGTGAAATCAACTTACTATCATGCTCATATTCGTACAAACTTTTCTATCATTATTAATCTTTATTCATGACTCTATTCAACAGCTGAAATTTGGTTTAATTCTCCATCAAGAAACCCACTAATGAACTAACTGttgaataaagaaaaaagtCTCTCCTCGGCAGCCTTACAAAACAAATcccaatttttattaaatagttGCACTTTTAATTGCATTGAGGTCTTTTGCAGAAAAGCCCCACGCTTATTAATTGCACAACTGGAGACAGAATTGATGCTATTAGTGATGAAGCTACCATCTCCGACACTTTAACGCTAATAGCAAATAACGAGCAAAGTATCAGCACCCAAAAGTCGCGAACCATGTCGTCCAGGAAATGTGGCGCCTTTAGTAATTTTCTTTCAGCAGAAAGAAGAGAATTTGCAAAGACAAAGAAGAAAATGCAGCCAAGCACACAAGCTGCAACGGCAAGTCCTGGAGAATGACCACCCAAGACCGCATATATGCCGGTAATGAATGAAACAACCATTGCAACCAAAGCCCACATTGTCAAAGACACTGCCAAGTGAAACGTCCCAAATATCTGGTTCTTGAAATTTTCCTTTGTGTGAATTGAGGAATAAAGGAGCACTAGGACAGAACAACTAGACATGGCCATGGCTATTGTATCAGTTATAACAAATGCTTTGAACGCTGCGTTTCTTGACAGAAAGACGGAACCCTGGTTCGGTCCTTTTTCACTTTGGTATCCACCGGGCATGGTAAAACCTGCTGCGAAGGTTACAGTTGCTATCAATGTAGCCACTACCAGATGAGTTTCCTTTGCTTTCTGTAAACCTTTTCCAATGTCCTTGCTTATTTGATTTTCCTCCACCTTATTGTCGTTATtgccttttgggtttttaattcTAAGACTTGGTTTAATACCCCTCCGTTGCATTGGTTTTTTCAAATCTTTCTGCAAAGTCAAACGAGTATAATATTATTATCTTCGCAAACAAATCAAAGGATACCCTCATTGTTCATAATTGTACGAATAAGTGACACTAGTCTAAGAAAAATATTACCCACAGTTGACACAGACAAGCAATTTAATCAGAAGGTGATACGTACCTGCAGTAATGATATCTTGTCCTCGTTAGCTAGAATGATGTCTAAAACGTTTAAATTTTCCTTGTTGAAAGCCATTATATCAACTTTAGCATCATACACACACTCAGTAAACAGCATGCTGTAGGGAGAATGAGCAAGGGGTGTGTTCCCGTCAATATCCGTGGCATTTAACAGGATGTTGCTAAGCCATGCATCTGCTAAAACGTATCCTACTATTTGGTATCCACCGTTCCTTGTGGCATAGTGAAGAGCATTCTGAAATTTGTTGTCGACCAGTTCGCAACAATCAGggcaataagaaataagcactcTCATTACATCTAGATTGCCTTCGGAAGCCGCAAAGTGAAGAGCTGTAGCGCCATCCTTGTCAGCAATGTAAGCAATAGATCTATCATTTGCAAGCAGTTGCTTAACAATTGAAAGGGGACCAAAACGTGCAGCAAGGTGTAGCGGAGTACATCCTTGTTCGTCTGCTGCTTTGCTCAAAGTCCTATCGGCTCTTATtagttcctccatcattccttACGcataaacataaaacaaaaacaaatatagataaaattaaaaacacgtATATGTATGTAGGATGTGCCcttcaattcattttttttttcagttcctTGTTGCTCGCCCTTGTACGTTCGTGTCCCCTTAACCCCCTTAGGATGTGCccttcaattcaattttttttttcaattaatttacctacatattAATGCACCTAACGAGCaagaaaatacaagtaaattaattttcaaacacaaaCATATGTCAAGAGCAAGAACATGTAAAAAGAGTAGCAACATGTAGCAttgtctataaaaaattaattataaaatttgaaattttgataaaagaaaagtGGAAAAAACTAGACTATCATCCCACGGGGTGAGATTATACATACCaatcaattagaaaatttaaACACCATTAATGAAAACTACCAGATTTGTGATAAATTCCaccaaatttgttttaaaataatGAGGGGCATTTTTAGGACGAAAAGTTTATAGAATATGAGTTTCAAGGGAAAAACTTGATCAACTTGATACCGGAAccaaagttttccttaaaaatatgTGGTGGGTTTATGTCATGGAAATAGGaggaaaaggaaacaaatagTTTTGTTTGCACATGTACCTTCATCCTTGCGAATCACCGCAGCGTGCAACGCCGTTCTACCGTTTGGGCCAATGTACGTTGGAACATTGCAATTGCTGAGCATTTTAGAAACCAAAGGAAGATATCCCCTCTCAACAGCTAAATAAAGGGGAGTTTCGCCTAGATCATTAGCAGCGTAGGAAAACTCGGGGTCTTCTTTGGTCAATATCTCCACCACCGAAGGTTGACAAAAACGCACTGCTTCGTGCAACGCTGTattcttgttgttgttggttttcCTAATGAGCATCTGCTTCTGCAAGGAGGCTTCTTCTTCTGTTAAGACTCGACCTTGCTCAAGGTCGCCAGGGTGACGAACTTTTGCAGCCTGGTCGATAAGAACTCCAACTATACCTGCTAGCCCGCGTCTCGCCGCAATGTGTAAGGCAGTCTCACCACTCTTATTGTGTAGCAATAGTAGTGCGGGACACATTTGAAGGATATCCTCCACAATCCCGGTTGACTCCACTTCTTCTTGTGCAGATGTTGGGCTGGACGCTATATAAATATGAAGGACAGTGTTATTTGTTGCAGTCAGTTTTAGGTCAAGATGTTCTGCATGATCCCGGAGGGCCTCAAGGTTGCCTTGTTTTGCAGCATGAAATACATCAAGTTCCATGCCACCTATCAAAACTGTTGCTAAGTGATCAGTACTACTAGCACTCTCGGTCTGATCAGTTGAATGGGAGGGATCCATTTTTTGATATTTCGTTCGTAGACAAGGGGAGCTTTTGGCCTAATACAAGTATAATCAGAAATGAACTTGCTGATCTTTGAGCGGATGATGGGAATTTAAATGAAAAGGAACAAAGGATGAGATTTGAAAGGCTGAAGagtgagaaaattttcattctggAACGCAGGTGGTACATCATATGATcttatgtaagtggtgggaaattttatttttttagttattaaatttttaacacacatatcccactatttatACAGTAACACGTAATGTAATATCTCGTGGGcaatcacactaaaaaatctctctaagAGTAAAGAGTAAACAAGGAATCAAATATGAGATAATTAATAAAGCAGGAATCCAATGCAATGCCacacggatttggatcctctcctgaactaaaggagaggatcctcctgatccaTCAtcatggaccgttggatttttatccaaaggttataattattataactttaaaggaattttcctgtttgtagccgttggataaaaatccaacggttcaCGATGATGGGTCAGGAAGATCATCttcattagctcaggagaggatccaaattcaTGCCACACTTCTGCAAAGGGTCAAAGACTGCAATGGTTGGAGTGACTTTACAGCTTAATCGTTGTCCATCGTTATCGGTGCATACCGTTTCAAAAAAATCTTTATTGGTGGATGTCAGTTTTCAAATTAAATGGTACCCatgctttattttttattaagctATCATCTAGATTTTAAATGATATGATACAAGTAATTGAACATTTGAATAATTAAACTTCTTCCTAATTATATATGTAATGACATTGtgctgaaaaatttctcctttgaCGGACCCTACAAACAGTGCCTAGCAAGCACTTCCTTCCACGGCAAAGCTCCACCCTCACTCCCACTGCATGCCATGGCTGCTGCCCCTCCCTACCTGTGTAAACGGCCCTATATTTTCTGCTTATTTGCTCATTTGAGTGGTAGCAATTTATTTGGTTAAGGGTGGGCACGCGCCAGGCTGGGCACAAAGTTAGAGGGACCGGACCGGACCGTTTGTAAATGAAACGGGGCGAGTCTTGGTTTTTTCGTATCTTCTTTAAACACCCGATTCTTGCCAGACAGTAGAGCCAATTTGCAGAATTTTAAGCATGTGCCCTGTACCATAATCGATTCGGCTATGGATGTTTTTGTGTATTCTGTTTTAAGCTTTGACAATGTTGATCAAGGACAAGGTGTGCTTTGCCTGGCTTTTCCTTCCAAGCTTCTTCTCCGGTGGGTATTTGGAATCTTGGCTTTCCATCCAAGATTCTTCTCCGGTGGGTATTTGGAATCTTGGCTTTTCCAGTGGGTATTTGGAACCTTGGCTTTCCATCCAAGCTTGTACAGAATTTTATGCCTTTGTGCTCTGGACCAATCTTCTTCTTTAATTCTAGACCGTAGAGCCAATATGcagaattgaagaagaagattgatgTCGTACCCTGTACTATAATCGATTCGGCTCCGGTTCCTGAAGCTATCAGTGAAATACGGGACAATCTCGACCGTAGATGGGTGGAGATGCTCAGTGAGGAAATGCAGCACGATGGTATtgactaggggtgggcaaacgggtcttGGACCAGTGGGTACAAGTGGGTCGAGGCTGGTACGGGGCGGGTCTAATTTGTATAAATCTAAAACGGGGCGGGGTGGGTCCAAATTGCTAAGAAAACGGGCCCTCGGCCCGGACCGTATCTATCGTCCAATATGTGGAGATTTAATCTCCACCTTTGATTAAATCCCACAATCCACTTGGCGCGGTGTTCGTCGATGCAAGTTCTGGGCTGAACGGAAAAGATGCAGCGGAAGGGAGCAACAAGTGTGGAATACAGGCTTCAAACAGGCACTATGTGATGACGATCTGGGAGGAGGTTCATCAGGACCCTGCAGCAAGCAACAGCAAAGATTCAAGACAGGCGCGAGATGGTGGTTGGTCAAGGTCTCAGTCGAATCTGGACACACACGGGTTAGGCAGTGGCAGTCTTGAGGTGCAAAGGTGCTGCGGAGTAAAGGCGGCGGTTCAGTGTGGGAAATCGCGCTCAAGTTGACCTTGTCAGTGATGGGGATTCGCTAATATTGATCTCGCTCTCGCCGTAGGAGAACGTGGTAGTCCAACATCTCTTGGAACAATCAGAATTCGAGAAAgctaaagaagaagaggaaaagaaaaaaaaaaaaaaaaaaaaaaaaaaaaaaaaaagggaaatgggCCGGGTTATGTCCAATTCCTGTATTAGAATTTCTTG of the Pyrus communis chromosome 1, drPyrComm1.1, whole genome shotgun sequence genome contains:
- the LOC137728827 gene encoding ankyrin repeat-containing protein At5g02620-like; the encoded protein is MDPSHSTDQTESASSTDHLATVLIGGMELDVFHAAKQGNLEALRDHAEHLDLKLTATNNTVLHIYIASSPTSAQEEVESTGIVEDILQMCPALLLLHNKSGETALHIAARRGLAGIVGVLIDQAAKVRHPGDLEQGRVLTEEEASLQKQMLIRKTNNNKNTALHEAVRFCQPSVVEILTKEDPEFSYAANDLGETPLYLAVERGYLPLVSKMLSNCNVPTYIGPNGRTALHAAVIRKDEGMMEELIRADRTLSKAADEQGCTPLHLAARFGPLSIVKQLLANDRSIAYIADKDGATALHFAASEGNLDVMRVLISYCPDCCELVDNKFQNALHYATRNGGYQIVGYVLADAWLSNILLNATDIDGNTPLAHSPYSMLFTECVYDAKVDIMAFNKENLNVLDIILANEDKISLLQKDLKKPMQRRGIKPSLRIKNPKGNNDNKVEENQISKDIGKGLQKAKETHLVVATLIATVTFAAGFTMPGGYQSEKGPNQGSVFLSRNAAFKAFVITDTIAMAMSSCSVLVLLYSSIHTKENFKNQIFGTFHLAVSLTMWALVAMVVSFITGIYAVLGGHSPGLAVAACVLGCIFFFVFANSLLSAERKLLKAPHFLDDMVRDFWVLILCSLFAISVKVSEMVASSLIASILSPVVQLISVGLFCKRPQCN